GCGCGCCGACCTCGATACCTTCGGCCTTGACTAATTTATTTAATTCCTCCAGCAAGTCGCCGCCCGGCACCAGCCGCCGCACGACGACGCGCTTGACGTTCGTCGCGTCCATACCGTCTCCTTTTCGCGCCGTTAATATATCATACTAATTATGTCGGCGCAAAGAAAAGGCGTCGGGCCGTTTTCCCTTTTTGGCCTATATATTTTGTATTATAATCGCTCGAGCCGTTACTCATCGTAAACATGCCTAAAAACTTCGACGTAGAGGAAGCACCGCCCGAAGGCCTCGCGCGGTTCGACGATTTTCTGGCCGCGTCGCCCCAGGGTACGCCCTTCGCCGGCGCGGCGTGGCTTTCGCTATTGGCGGGGCAGCTGCCCGGGCGCGTCTTCGCGCTGGCCTTCGCCGCCGCCGGCGAGACGCGGGCGCTCGTGCCGGTATGGGAGCGCCGCGGCGCGCTCCTGGGTACGGTGGCGGAGATACCGCCGCTCACGCCGTACTGGGGGCCGTGCCTACCGCCGACCGGGGACCTCCGCGCCGAGCGCGCGAAGGCGCGCGACCACGACGTCCTGGCCGCGGTCGCGGCCGAGGTCCGCCGCCGCTGGCGCTACGCCCGCTTGGCCTGCCACCCTGCGCTGGGCGACGTGCGGCCCCTCAGCTGGGCCGGCTTCCGCGGCGACGCCCGCTACACGTCCATACTGCCGCCGACGCCGGAGGACGAGTTCCTGGCGTCGCTCTCGTCGTCGCTGCGGAACAAGCTGAAGCAGGGCGAGGGGCCGGCGGTCGAGGAGAGCGCGGACGCGGAGCCGTTCGTCGCGATGTACGAGGCGACCTTCGGCCGCCGCGGGATGGCGCCGCCGGTGGCCCCGTCTTTTTTGCGCGCGCTGGCGGCCGAATTCTGCGGCTCGGCCGGGGCCGTTTTTTATTTGAAGAACGAAAACGGCGAGCCGGTGGCCGGGCGCCTCGTCTTGTGGGGCCGGAGGTCGGCGTACGACCTGCTGGCCGCTTCGTTTGAAGAGGGACGCGGCCCGCTCGGCGCGTACTTGCTGTGGCGCGAGGTCGGGGCGGCCTGGAAGCGCGGTCTCCCGCTGGATATGGTGGGCGTCAACGTCGAGGCCATCGCGCGCTTCAAGGAGTCGTTCGGCGGCCGCCTTACGCCGTATTACCAGCTCGCGGCGTACCGCTCGCCGCTGGTTCGGCTGCTGGCCGCGGCCCGGCGGAGGGCCGGGCGGTGATAGGCGTCCACGTCGGCGAGTGCGGGTTGGGGGCGGCGCGGGCCCGCCACGTATTGGCGGAGCTGGCGTTGATGGCGGGGCTGCCGCGGGCCGACGGCTCGCCGGCGGTGACGCTGGCGCACGGCCGCGGCGAGTTCCCTCCCGGGCCCAAGGTCGTGATACCGTGCGAGGCGGAGCACGTCGCCCGGGAGACGCCGCCCGACGTGTGGCGCGACGGCGACGTGGAGGTCCCGATATTGTACCGGGCGCCGGTGCCGAAGGGGGAGGTCGTCGCCCGGGCCGTAGGCGGCGAGCCGCTTATCGTGCGGGAAGGGGAGGCCGTCTATCTGGGCTTCGACGTCGCGGCCGCCGCGGACTACTACCTCAACGGCCGCGGCGAGGTCGGTTGGCCGCGGGACCGGTGCGGCAGGCCTGACCTGCGCGGCGCGCCCCCCTGGCGCCGCGAATCGGTAGCGGTAGCGGTCGTCAACCGCTACGCGCGCTTGCTCGCCCGGGCGGCCGAGGCCGCGTGCGAGGCGGCGGGTATACCGTCGATTCGCTTCCGGTATTGGCCCGACGGCGCGCCGTTCGCGGCGGCGCTGAGCCACGACGTCGACCGGCTGCGGGGGCCGACCCGGCGGGAAGTGTTCAAGTCGTGGCTGCGTCCTTCCCCGAGCGGCGCCCGGGCCCGCTATAAGCTGCGGGATTTCGCCCGCGGGTCGGCGCCGCTCGAGCCGATGCCGGCTATCCGGGAGGCGGAGGAAGCGGCGGGAGGCGCGTCGACCTTCTTCGTCGGCTCCGTGCGCCGCGGCCCGATGGATTTCGCGTACGACCTTGACGACGTCGCCGGCCTGATAGGCGAGATTAAGGCCGCCGGCCGCGAGGTCGGCCTTCACGGCAGTTATTATACCGACGCGGCGGCGCTGCGCGAGGAGAGAGAACTCCTCGCGGGCGCGACGGGCCGGGAGGTCGCCGGCGTGCGCGGCCATTACCTTCGCCTGGGCGGCGACGAGGGTTGGCGGGCGGCGGAGGCCGCGGCCTTCGCGTACGACGCCTCTTTCGGCTTCGCGAACGAGGTCGGCCTGCGGGCGGGTGCCGCGCTCCCCTACCGGCCTTTCGACGGCGCCGCGGAGAGGCCGCACGACTTCGTCGAGGTGCCGCCGGCGGTGATGGACGGCACCCTGTTCCAATATAAGCGGCTCGGCCCCGGCCGGGCGTTGGCGGCGACGCTGCGGCTCGTCGCCGAGGCCGCGGCATGCGGCGGCCTGTGCTCCCTCATCTGGCACTACCGCGCCTTCCGCGGCGGCACCTTTCCGGAATGGGGGGCGGTATTCCGGGACGCCGTCGCCCATATAGTAGAAGCCGGCGGCCGGGCGCTCACGCACCGCGACGTCGCCGCCCGTTACCGGCTCAACGCCGCCGTCGCCGCGCGGGGCCCGGGCCCGGACGGCACTATCGAAATCGTGTTACCGGCGGGCGCGCCCGGCGACGTCGTCTTCGAGGGCCCGGAAGGTTGGAAGCTGGCGCGGGGCGACGTGCGCGCGCTCTCGCCGCGGACCTTCGCCGTCCCGGCCGGCGTGCGCGCCGCGGCGGTAGTTTTCGCCCGCGAGAGGTAGTCTCCTGTTCGTACCGAGACTCAAACCGTTCGTCGATTACGCCGCGCTGGCCGAGCTGGCGGGCGCGGCCGAAGTAGCGGTGGCGCGGGAGGCCGTGGGTTACGAAGAGGAGTTGCGGGCGTACTTCGGCGCCGCCGCGGTTTACCCCCTCTCCTCGGGCCGGGGCGCGATAATGTTGGCGCTGCGGGCGTTGGGCATAGGCCGGGGCGACGACGTGGCCATCCCGGCGTTCACCTGTCCCGCCGTGGCCGACGCGGTCCTCACCCTCGGCGCCATCCCGCACC
This genomic interval from bacterium contains the following:
- a CDS encoding GNAT family N-acetyltransferase, with the protein product MPKNFDVEEAPPEGLARFDDFLAASPQGTPFAGAAWLSLLAGQLPGRVFALAFAAAGETRALVPVWERRGALLGTVAEIPPLTPYWGPCLPPTGDLRAERAKARDHDVLAAVAAEVRRRWRYARLACHPALGDVRPLSWAGFRGDARYTSILPPTPEDEFLASLSSSLRNKLKQGEGPAVEESADAEPFVAMYEATFGRRGMAPPVAPSFLRALAAEFCGSAGAVFYLKNENGEPVAGRLVLWGRRSAYDLLAASFEEGRGPLGAYLLWREVGAAWKRGLPLDMVGVNVEAIARFKESFGGRLTPYYQLAAYRSPLVRLLAAARRRAGR